The Tripterygium wilfordii isolate XIE 37 chromosome 17, ASM1340144v1, whole genome shotgun sequence genome has a window encoding:
- the LOC119982114 gene encoding uncharacterized protein LOC119982114 gives MLRDPDPATMTSNNPDQKASVDIRISQLGPGRPEAEAEEEEEENDEEDLEKLGSDVKHMANKILEYRANLPEQLKSTFTSILSAQRPFLTGIDSEAGTSGGNPRDSGLDKVGKKVAAEAEQKNALKISLLKDKISSNVSAMPNLLKRMNDCISRIEKLDSYDGIIHLAFKRKRTS, from the exons ATGCTCCGCGACCCAGATCCGGCGACAATGACGTCGAATAACCCAGATCAGAAGGCCTCAGTCGATATTCGGATCTCCCAGCTCGGACCAGGAAGACCCGAAGCGGaggctgaagaagaagaagaagaaaatgatgaaGAGGACCTGGAGAAGCTGGGATCTGATGTCAAGCATATGGCGAACAAAATTCTGGAGTACAGGGCTAATCTTCCGGAACAACTCAAGTCCACCTTTACTTCGATTCTCTCTGCCCAGCGGCCCTTTTTGACGGGCATTGATTCAGAGGCCGGAACGTCTGGTGGCAACCCGAGAG ATTCAGGACTGGATAAAGTTGGTAAAAAGGTGGCAGCAGAAGCGGAACAAAAGAACGCTTTGAAAATAAGTTTGCTGAAGGATAAAATTTCAAGTAATGTCTCTGCTATGCCCAACCTACTGAAAAGGATGAACGATTGTATCTCTAGGATTGAAAAACTAGATTCATACGATGGAATCATACATCTTGCATTTAAGAGGAAAAGGACTAGTTGA